In the genome of Deltaproteobacteria bacterium, the window CGATCGCCGTAACGCCGCTGCGTTCAAGCTCCACCGCAAGCGCCTCAGCCTCGTCATTGGACTTGCGATAATTGATCGCCACGCCGCTCACGCCCGCCTGCGCCAGCGCACGCACCGCGGCGCCGCCGATCCCGCCGGCGCCGCCGGTCACCAGAGCTACTCTACCTTGCAGATTCATGTTCAGATTACCTCAATTGCAAATTCAAAATTCCAGATTCCAAATTCTTCGGACCGAAAATCTGGAATTTGGAATCTGTAATCTGAAATTACCTGTTCCCTCGAAGCGCTGCCGTCCGCACGGCATCAACTTGCCACTCCTTAGGTAACCTGACTAACGCATCAGCCTTGCCGTGGTAAGCGACGGCTACGCCATATTTTTCTTCCGCCGCTTCCACCGTGACGTACCCTTCGATGACATCCCAAAGAACTTTTTTCGCTTCGCGTTTGAACGGATCGCCGTAGCCGCCGCCGCCGGGCAGATTGACGTGGACGACATCTTTGGCGGTCAAGTCTTTGAGCGCCTTGGCGTGGAGTTTTTTGCCGTCATCCATGGCAACTTCGCCGGGCGCGCCCGATTTACCGCCCAACAAACCGGGCGCGGGATATTCGGTGCGGTCGGCGATGGAGCTGACGCTCCATTTGCCGTCGCCGCGCCGGGCGAATTCGGTCAATTGTCCTAAACCGCCGCGCCAAGTTCCCGGCCCGCCGGAATCCGCGCGCAATTCGCGCCGCTTCAACACGACCGGCGACAAACTCTCGATCACTTCGGCGGGCACACCGGCGACGCCGCTGGGAAAGCCGACGGCGTTCAAACCATCCTTCGTTGGACGCGCGCCGGTGCCGCCGACTTGAAATACGGTCAAAGTAAACGGCGGATTCTGGCCGCGCCAAACGCTCAGCCAAATCGGATCGGCGCCCGGCGCCATCAGCCGTCCCGGCATCGCCCCGGACAGCGCCGCGAAGATCGCGCTCGGAATGAAATGGCCGATCACCTGGCGGCTCGCCACCGGCGCGGGATCGAGGGCGTTGAGAATGCAACCTTCGGGCGCGCTCACATGCACCGGGCGAAAGCTGCCCTCGTTATGCGGCACGTCGGGACAGATCGCCGCCTTGATCGCGAAGCTGGCATACGCGTGAGTGTAATTGAGCACGACGTTGATACCGCGCGTGCTCTGCGGCGAGGAGCCGGTGAAGTCGATAAAGATTTCGTCGCCGGCGACTTTCACTTTGCAGCGGACGACGATCGGTTCTTCGAAACCGTCGCTCCAGGTTTCGTTAGACCATTCGCCGCTCGGCAGCTTGGCGATTTCGGCGCGCACGGCAATTTCCGATCGGCGGATAATTTCTTCCGCGACTTCGTCAATCGAATCGAGATTGAACTCATCCATCATTTCAAGCAGCGCCCGCCCGCCGGTTTCGTTGCACGAAGTCTGGGCGTAAAAATCGCCGATCACCTCATCCGGTTGGCGCACGTTGGTGCGGACGATCTGCATGAGTATTTTATTCGGCTCGCCGCGGTCGAACAGCTTCATGATCGGGATGCGCAGTCCCTCTTCGAAAACTTCGCGCGCTTCGGCGGAAAGAATCCGCCCGCCGATGTCCGCGCTGTGACAAGTGTTGGCGAACAGCGCGACCATCTTGCCGTTCTTGAAAATCGGCGTGGTGATCGTGATGTCGTTGATCTGTCCGGCGGTTTGCCAGGGGTCATTCGTAATCAAAACATCGCCCGGCGCCAACTTGTCTGGCGGAAACGCCGCAAGAAAATGTTTCATCGACGTCGCCATGGCATTGATATGGCCCGGCGTGCCGCTGATCGATTGCGAGATCATCCGCCCCTTGGTGTCGAACATGCCGCAGGCGAGATCCTGGCTTTCGCGGACGATGGTGCTGAACGCCGTGCGAATCAGCGCGTCCTGCTGCTCGTTGGCCACCGAGAGAAATCGGTTCCAGATCACTTCCAGCGTAACCGGATCGATGACTTTATTTTCCATCGTGCATCCCGCCTATTCCAACAACGACGTTCAAGCGTTCGTCGACCCGCGCCCGGCCGCTCACGCCGATGATCAAAGTCGATTCGCGCTCTTCGACGATCGCCGGCCCAGCGAATTCCATTCCGGGTTCAAGCGCGTAGCGATCGAAGATCGCGGTTTCGACGTAACCATTAGTTTCGGAAAAAAACGCCAAGCGCGAACCTTTGCGCGCATCGCTACGTTTGTTCGATGATGCGCGCGCAAGTTTCAAATTCATATCCGGCCGCGGCCCGCTCGCGACCACGCGCCAGTTGATTACTTCGAGCGCTACGTCCGGTCCCTTGCGGCCGTAGAGCGCTTCGTAGGTACGTTCGAATTCGACCGTCACGCGAGCTAAGTCATTCCAACTCAATACTCCATCCGGCAATGCAACAGACACCTCATGTCCTTGGCCAACGTAACGAATGTCGGCGGTGCGTCGGTAGCTGATATCCTTTTTAGTCAAACCGGAATTTTCTAAAACCTGACAACCTTCCTTGGCCATTTCATCGAGCAAACGATTGGCCAAATTCCAATCAAGCTCGTCCATGCGGCTGTAAGCGCTGCGCACGAAATCGAACGCCAACGGAGCGGCGAGCAAACCGAACGTCGAACCGACGCCGGCGCCGAAGGGCGAAATCAAAGCCGGCAAGCGGAGAATCTCCGCGACCCGATAACCATGCACCGGACCGGCGCCGCCAAAGGCGTACATCGGCATACGCCGCGGATCTTTGCCGCGCTCGCCCAAATGAGCGCGCGCGGCATTGGCCATGTTCTCATTGACGATCTGATGAATGCCCCAGGCGACTTGCTCCGCCGACATCTTCAACGGCTGGCCTAAGCGTTCCAGCGCTTTCTTGGTGCCGTCCACATCGAGCTTCATCTTACCGCCGAGAAAATAATTGGCGTCGAGATAACCGAGAACGAGATCGGCATCGGTCACCGTCGGCTGCGTGCCGCCTTGGCCGTAACAGACCGGTCCAGGGTCGGCGCCCGAACTATCCGGCCCGACTTTGAGAAGTCCAAGCGAATCTACCCGCGCGATGCTGCCGCCGCCGGCGCCGAGCTCGATCATATCGATGACCGGAATGCGCACCGGTAAACCGCTGCCTTTGCGAAATCGATAAACACGGTCAACCTCGAACTCGTGAGTTTTCAGCGGCTGGCCGTCGTCGATGACGCAGAGTTTAGCGGTCGTCCCGCCCATGTCGAAGGAAAGTAGATCGCGATGGCCCGAGCGCATGCCCGCTTCGGCGGCGGCAATCGCACCGGCGGCGGGACCGGATTCGAGCAAGCGCACGGGAAAGCGCGAAGCCGTTTCTCGCGTGGCAATGCCGCCGCTCGAAAGCATGACGAAAAAACTGCCGCGAAATCCGATCTGATCCAAACGCGCTTGCAGTTGTGCGAGATAATCCGAAACCCGCTCTTGCACGTAGACATTCGCCAGCGTCGTGCTGGTGCGCTGAAACTCACGGATCTCGGCGACCACTTCGGAGCTGAGCGACACGCGGATCAGCGGAGCGATCTCAGCGATAATCTCCGCCGTGCGCTTTTCATGGGCGGGATTGCGAAAACTATTGAGATAACAAACGCCGATCGCTTTGATGCCTTTGTCGCGCAGCTCAGCAACTAACCTGCGGACAAACGGCTCGTCTAATAAGAGTAGCACGCTGCCGTCGGCAGCGACTCGTTCCGGCACATCGAAGCGCAGATGGCGCGGTACTAAAGGCTTGGGCAAATCTAAATTGAGATCGTACAGCTCGTAGCGATGTTCCCGGCCGATCTCCACCGCATCGCGAAAGCCAGCCGTGGTGAGCAATGCGGTGAGTGCTCCTTTGCGCTCGATCAGCGCATTGGTGACCAGCGTCGTACCGTGAATCAATGTGCCACGCTGTCGGGCGTCCACCGAGCCATCATCGAACGCCGGCCGCAGCGCATTCTCCACCGCCAAGCTCGGATCGCCAGGCGTGGTCAAAGTCTTGGCGATGACGGCGCTGCCATCGTCGCCAACTAACAGCATGTCGGTGAAGGTCCCGCCGATATCGATGGCTACTCTGTACATGGACATTGGTTTCGGGTTACGCGTTTCGAGTTCCGGGTCAAAACTCGCAACCCGAAACGCCGAACTCGAAACCCATTTAGCTATTGAGCGAACAGATCCAACAACCGCTGGGTCTGATGCGCCGCCGCCGGACGCAGCAGCGGCACCTGGACGCCGGCGTCGCGGTATTGCTGCACGCGCTTTTTCACTTCGTCCGGCGTGCCGCTGGCGGTCATGCCTTCGACGTAGGAGTCGGGAATCGCTTTGATCAACCCTTCCATGCCGCCCGCGGCGTGGGCCTTTTCGAACAGCGGAATATCTTCTTTGTGAATGTACGGTTCACCGACCTTCATCTTCGGCGCGGCGATAAACGAAATTTGCACCGGGTCGAGCTTGGTCGCCACTTCCCAGCGCACTGCGTCGAGCGCTTTTTTATGATCGTCTTCGATGGAGCAGTTGATGATCTGCGCGACAAAGAATTTCGAAAAGTCACGCCCGGCTTGCTCGGCCGACTCTTTGATGATCTTGAGCGCGTTTGCCGTATATTCAGGCGAGCAGACGGCATTCAAAATAACGCCGTCACCGACCGCGCCCGCGAGCTTCAAACCGATGGTCGCCGTCGCTGGAACGTAAAATGGAATATGCGCGCGCACCGGCTTCCAGCCTAGGCCGACGTTATCGAAGTTGACGAACTTGCCGTGATAGGAAACCTTGTCGCCGCTGAACAGCAAACGCATCGACTCGATATATTCGCGCAGCACTTCGGTCGGCGTCGCGCCGACATCCTGCGGCAGCGCATGCACCCGCGCGTGGCTCTTGGTGCAAGCTCCCGGCGCGGCGGTGATCCGCCCGCCGCTAAGTTCATCCAAGGTCGCCAGCGACTGCGCCATCACCACCGGACCGCGCAGACGCACGATCTGGGTCGTGCCCATGACCATGTTCTTGGTCGCCAAACTGATCGCCGCCAGCGAACTCACCGAATCGCGCATGAGCTCGACGGTCTCGGAGAAAAAAGCCATCTCGAAGCCGCGCTCTTCCGCCTGCTTCATGACATCGGACATTTCTCTTACGTTGGTGAATTTGCCGTAGCCTAAGGCGTAACCGACTCTTGTTTTCGCCATTCGAAAATTCTCCTTAGTCAAAATCCCAGGCGTTCAAAACGCGCCGCGGAACAGACTCATTCCTACGCAAAGTCGCCCGATCAGTCAATCGCCGATCCGGTTTGACAGGTTGGTTCAGCACCAAGTATCTTCCGCCCATGGTCGCTAAACTGCTCATAGCCCTGGCGCTTTGGCCGCTGCTCTCAACATCTAGCGCCTCGGGCCAAACCAAGCTCAAGATGAACATCATCTACCCCGCCATCAGCGGCGTCATGGCCGGCCTATGGGTGGCCGCCGAAGCTAACTATTTCGACAAATACGGCCTCGACGTGAAGTTAGTCTATATCCCCACCGCGCTCCAAGCGACGCGGGTGATACTGAGCGGCGAGTCGCCCATCGGCCTGACCGGCGGTACGCCGGTGGTCAAAGCCACGCTGGGCGGCGCCGAGTTGGTGTTCGTCGGCGGCGTCGCCAACGTGCCGGCATTTTACATCATGGCCGCGCCGGAAATAAAAACCGTCGCCGACCTGAAAGGCAAGACTCTCGGCGTCACTCGTTTTGGCTCGTCCACCGATTTCGCGCTGCGCTATTTACTGCAAAAGCATGGCCTCAACCCCGACAAGGACGTCAATATTTTACAGATGGGCGGCATGCCCGAGCTCGCCGCGGCGCTGTCAAAAAAATTGATCGTCGCGGCGCCCCTGTCCGCGCCGACCCATGTGCGCGCCCGCGGCGCCGGCGCGCAGCCGCTGCTCGATCTCGCCAAGGCCGGCATCTACTTTCCCCAATCCGCCTACGCCACGCGGCGCAGCTATTTGAAAGCGAATCGTGAAGTCGTGAGCAATTTTTTCAAAGCCTATTCAGAAGGGTTACAGCGCTTGATCACCGACAAGCAGCTCGGCAAGAAAATCATTCAGAAGTACACCCGCGACGAGAGCGACGAGCTGATCGAAGCCGCCTGGCAATACGCCTTCGACTACATCGCCCGCCCGCCCTATATCCCG includes:
- a CDS encoding hydantoinase B/oxoprolinase family protein, with translation MENKVIDPVTLEVIWNRFLSVANEQQDALIRTAFSTIVRESQDLACGMFDTKGRMISQSISGTPGHINAMATSMKHFLAAFPPDKLAPGDVLITNDPWQTAGQINDITITTPIFKNGKMVALFANTCHSADIGGRILSAEAREVFEEGLRIPIMKLFDRGEPNKILMQIVRTNVRQPDEVIGDFYAQTSCNETGGRALLEMMDEFNLDSIDEVAEEIIRRSEIAVRAEIAKLPSGEWSNETWSDGFEEPIVVRCKVKVAGDEIFIDFTGSSPQSTRGINVVLNYTHAYASFAIKAAICPDVPHNEGSFRPVHVSAPEGCILNALDPAPVASRQVIGHFIPSAIFAALSGAMPGRLMAPGADPIWLSVWRGQNPPFTLTVFQVGGTGARPTKDGLNAVGFPSGVAGVPAEVIESLSPVVLKRRELRADSGGPGTWRGGLGQLTEFARRGDGKWSVSSIADRTEYPAPGLLGGKSGAPGEVAMDDGKKLHAKALKDLTAKDVVHVNLPGGGGYGDPFKREAKKVLWDVIEGYVTVEAAEEKYGVAVAYHGKADALVRLPKEWQVDAVRTAALRGNR
- a CDS encoding hydantoinase/oxoprolinase family protein: MSMYRVAIDIGGTFTDMLLVGDDGSAVIAKTLTTPGDPSLAVENALRPAFDDGSVDARQRGTLIHGTTLVTNALIERKGALTALLTTAGFRDAVEIGREHRYELYDLNLDLPKPLVPRHLRFDVPERVAADGSVLLLLDEPFVRRLVAELRDKGIKAIGVCYLNSFRNPAHEKRTAEIIAEIAPLIRVSLSSEVVAEIREFQRTSTTLANVYVQERVSDYLAQLQARLDQIGFRGSFFVMLSSGGIATRETASRFPVRLLESGPAAGAIAAAEAGMRSGHRDLLSFDMGGTTAKLCVIDDGQPLKTHEFEVDRVYRFRKGSGLPVRIPVIDMIELGAGGGSIARVDSLGLLKVGPDSSGADPGPVCYGQGGTQPTVTDADLVLGYLDANYFLGGKMKLDVDGTKKALERLGQPLKMSAEQVAWGIHQIVNENMANAARAHLGERGKDPRRMPMYAFGGAGPVHGYRVAEILRLPALISPFGAGVGSTFGLLAAPLAFDFVRSAYSRMDELDWNLANRLLDEMAKEGCQVLENSGLTKKDISYRRTADIRYVGQGHEVSVALPDGVLSWNDLARVTVEFERTYEALYGRKGPDVALEVINWRVVASGPRPDMNLKLARASSNKRSDARKGSRLAFFSETNGYVETAIFDRYALEPGMEFAGPAIVEERESTLIIGVSGRARVDERLNVVVGIGGMHDGK
- a CDS encoding LLM class flavin-dependent oxidoreductase; protein product: MAKTRVGYALGYGKFTNVREMSDVMKQAEERGFEMAFFSETVELMRDSVSSLAAISLATKNMVMGTTQIVRLRGPVVMAQSLATLDELSGGRITAAPGACTKSHARVHALPQDVGATPTEVLREYIESMRLLFSGDKVSYHGKFVNFDNVGLGWKPVRAHIPFYVPATATIGLKLAGAVGDGVILNAVCSPEYTANALKIIKESAEQAGRDFSKFFVAQIINCSIEDDHKKALDAVRWEVATKLDPVQISFIAAPKMKVGEPYIHKEDIPLFEKAHAAGGMEGLIKAIPDSYVEGMTASGTPDEVKKRVQQYRDAGVQVPLLRPAAAHQTQRLLDLFAQ
- a CDS encoding ABC transporter substrate-binding protein; translated protein: MVAKLLIALALWPLLSTSSASGQTKLKMNIIYPAISGVMAGLWVAAEANYFDKYGLDVKLVYIPTALQATRVILSGESPIGLTGGTPVVKATLGGAELVFVGGVANVPAFYIMAAPEIKTVADLKGKTLGVTRFGSSTDFALRYLLQKHGLNPDKDVNILQMGGMPELAAALSKKLIVAAPLSAPTHVRARGAGAQPLLDLAKAGIYFPQSAYATRRSYLKANREVVSNFFKAYSEGLQRLITDKQLGKKIIQKYTRDESDELIEAAWQYAFDYIARPPYIPREGILEILKQSPVAEARKANPDHFIDNSVVKELDDAGFFRQIGMK